The genomic stretch ATTAGAATCCTTTACTTGTATGTATTATAATATCTTAAAGCTTTTCTTTTATCCAAAAAAAGCATTTTTCAACTAAAAAAATAAGCTAAAATCAAACAAAGACCTCAAACTTAGGATAAAGTAAAGATATAAACCTTTTCCCCTAATATCCTAACAACTTTACTTCACCCAGCAGGAATCCACCGATAAAGAGTAGCCAATGAAACACCTAAATCTTTAGCAACAATTTTTGGATGAATACCACTATTTAATAGTTTTTTTGCTGATGC from Poseidonibacter antarcticus encodes the following:
- a CDS encoding helix-turn-helix domain-containing protein; the protein is ASAKKLLNSGIHPKIVAKDLGVSLATLYRWIPAG